In Oceanibaculum indicum P24, the following are encoded in one genomic region:
- the rpsJ gene encoding 30S ribosomal protein S10 — protein MDTQNIRIRLKAFDHRLLDQSTKEIVNTAKRTGARVRGPVPLPTRIEKFTVLRGPHIDKKSREQFEMRTHKRLLDIVDPTPQTVDALMKLDLAAGVDVEIKL, from the coding sequence ATGGATACGCAGAATATTCGCATTCGGCTGAAGGCGTTTGACCATCGACTTCTGGACCAGTCCACGAAGGAGATTGTCAACACGGCGAAGCGTACGGGTGCTCGCGTTCGCGGCCCGGTGCCTCTGCCGACGCGAATCGAGAAGTTTACGGTGCTGCGGGGCCCGCACATCGACAAGAAGTCGCGTGAACAGTTCGAGATGCGGACGCACAAGCGCCTTCTGGACATCGTCGATCCGACTCCGCAGACCGTGGACGCGCTGATGAAGCTCGACCTGGCCGCCGGCGTCGACGTCGAGATCAAGCTGTAA
- the rplC gene encoding 50S ribosomal protein L3 encodes MRTGLIAQKLGMTRVFNEEGSHIPCTVLKIDGCQVVAVRTEEKDGYNAVQLGVGKAKVKNVSKANRGHFAKANVEPRKKLAEFRVSADALLEPGQEISAAHFVAGQKVDVTGTSIGKGFAGVMKRHNFGGLRATHGVSISHRSHGSTGQRQDPGRVFKGKKMAGHMGDVRVTTQSLEVVASDEDRGLILVKGAIPGSKGGWVLVRDAVKAKLPEGLPFPAKLIEAATAEAPAETPAETPAVTEAENDGAEAPENKD; translated from the coding sequence ATGCGTACCGGATTGATCGCCCAGAAGCTGGGCATGACGCGGGTCTTCAACGAGGAGGGGAGCCATATCCCCTGCACCGTTCTGAAGATCGATGGCTGCCAGGTGGTTGCCGTCCGCACCGAGGAGAAGGACGGCTACAACGCCGTGCAGCTCGGTGTCGGGAAGGCCAAGGTGAAGAACGTCTCGAAGGCCAATCGCGGCCATTTCGCGAAGGCCAATGTGGAGCCGCGCAAGAAGCTGGCCGAGTTCCGCGTCAGCGCCGACGCGCTGCTGGAGCCGGGCCAGGAGATCTCTGCCGCGCATTTCGTCGCCGGCCAGAAGGTCGATGTGACGGGCACCAGCATCGGCAAGGGCTTCGCTGGCGTCATGAAGCGGCACAATTTCGGCGGTCTGCGGGCAACGCACGGCGTGTCGATCTCGCACCGCTCGCATGGTTCGACCGGTCAGCGCCAGGATCCGGGCCGCGTCTTCAAGGGTAAGAAGATGGCCGGTCACATGGGCGATGTCCGGGTGACCACTCAGAGCCTGGAAGTGGTTGCCAGCGACGAGGATCGCGGTCTGATCCTGGTCAAGGGTGCCATCCCCGGTTCCAAGGGCGGCTGGGTGCTGGTCCGCGACGCGGTGAAGGCGAAGCTGCCGGAGGGCCTGCCCTTCCCGGCGAAGCTGATCGAGGCCGCTACTGCGGAAGCGCCTGCGGAGACGCCGGCTGAAACCCCGGCCGTCACTGAGGCCGAGAATGATGGCGCCGAAGCGCCCGAGAACAAGGACTGA